A part of Diachasmimorpha longicaudata isolate KC_UGA_2023 chromosome 11, iyDiaLong2, whole genome shotgun sequence genomic DNA contains:
- the LOC135167325 gene encoding nuclear hormone receptor FTZ-F1 isoform X2 — protein sequence MLLDMEQHSGLMSLNMSPFHLSPQGSPHGPTGAQQQQQQQQQQQQQQQQQQQQQQQTNQYNQSPYASCAQSPPTTMCQQQSQTQLSNHSQSSQSSQSGSTTQSGNVLGFESAFFDAIALEERCPMCGDKMSGYQYGLLTCESCKGFFKRNNSPCSNKKVYTCLFSPTGGGNCGTSGGGIETSGNYQSGSSNNSSNANSTNGNATGGTTGGGNGAGSTNSNTNQNVASSGQVPGNVCHPGIGQVGIVTGSVPGTSEFPDTKDVIEELCPVCGDKVSGYHYGLLTCESCKGFFKRTVQNKKVYTCVAERSCHIDKTQRKRCPFCRFQKCLEVGMKLEAVRADRMRGGRNKFGPMYKRDRARKLQILRQRQLALQTIRGSLGDPNYSSGVTPFLHIKQEIQIPQVSSLTSSPDSSPSPAAVAAGLVTNQPGGNNNNNNNNNNGAGNAGQHQLIAPSSQPTLTGGNHMYNPNQSLDGKLWAANSTTSSPKAFNFGEQSSQSHGQNPGPTPSTGTLKTSPMIRDFVQSVDDREWQASLFGLLQNQTYNQCEVDLFELMCKVLDQNLFSQVDWARNSVFFKDLKVDDQMKLLQHSWSDMLVLDHLHQRLHNNLPDETTLHNGQKFDLLCLGLLGVPSLADLFHDLSQKLQELKFDLSDYICIKFLMLLNHDVRGLVNKKHVQEGHEQVQQALLDYCVSCYPSIPRTKINNIRSGFVES from the exons ATGTTATTGGACATGGAGCAACATTCGGGTCTGATGTCCCTGAACATGTCACCATTTCACTTGAGCCCACAGGGCAGTCCCCATGGACCAACTGGTGctcaacagcagcagcagcaacaacaacagcaacaacaacaacaacaacaacaacagcaacaacaacaacagacAAATCAATACAATCAATCGCCGTATGCTAGTTGTGCACAGAGTCCCCCAACGACAATGTGCCAACAGCAATCACAAACACAATTATCAAATCACAGTCAGAGCTCACAATCGAGTCAATCGGGTAGTACAACACAAAGTGGCAATGTACTTGGTTTTGAATCAGCATTTTTTGATGCTATTGCACTTGAGGAGAGATGCCCAATGTGTGGTGATAAAATGTCAGGTTATCAATATGGTTTATTGACGTGTGAATCGTGCAAGGGATTTTTCAAACGCAATAATTCACCGTGCAGCAATAAAAAAGTTTATACGTGTTTATTTTCACCAACAGGGGGTGGTAATTGCGGTACATCTGGTGGTGGTATTGAAACAAGTGGTAATTATCAAAGTGGCAGTAGTAACAACAGTAGTAATGCCAACAGTACCAATGGCAATGCCACGGGTGGAACAACTGGTGGTGGTAATGGCGCTGGCTCTACCAATAGTAATACCAATCAGAATGTCGCTAGTTCTGGACAAGTACCTGGTAATGTATGCCATCCTGGCATTGGACAAGTTGGTATTGTCACTGGTTCGGTACCAGGTACATCAGAATTTCCAGATACTAAGGATGTTATTGAAGAATTGTGCCCAGTTTGTGGTGATAAAGTATCGGGTTATCATTATGGCCTTCTTACTTGCGAATCGTGCAAGGGTTTCTTCAAACGTACTGTACAGAATAAAAAGGTTTACACGTGTGTTGCGGAGAGATCGTGTCATATTGACAAAACACAGAGGAAGAGGTGTCCATTCTGCAGGTTCCAGAAGTGCCTAGAGGTCGGCATGAAGCTTGAAG CTGTACGTGCAGACAGGATGAGAGGTGGTAGAAACAAGTTTGGCCCGATGtacaagagagacagagcgagaaaATTACAAATACTGCGACAACGTCAACTGGCACTACAAACGATACGGGGTAGTCTAGGTGATCCAAATTACTCATCAGGAGTAACGCCATTCCTCCACATTAAACAAGAAATACAGATACCTCAGGTCTCGAGTCTAACGTCATCCCCTGACTCGAGTCCATCACCAGCAGCTGTTGCTGCTGGACTAGTAACAAATCAACCCGGTGGtaataacaacaacaacaacaataataataatggagCTGGTAATGCTGGACAACATCAGCTCATAGCACCCTCATCACAGCCAACATTAACTGGTGGCAATCACATGTACAATCCAAATCAAAGCCTCGATGGTAAATTGTGGGCAGCCAATTCCACTACCTCCAGCCCTAAGGCATTCAATTTTGGTGAACAATCGAGTCAATCCCATGGTCAAAATCCTGGACCAACACCGTCAACTGGTACATTAAAAACTAGTCCAATGATAAGAGACTTTGTACAGTCTGTTGATGATCGTGAGTGGCAGGCATCGCTTTTTGGATTATTGCAGAATCAAACGTACAATCAGTGTGAAGTTGATTTGTTCGAACTTATGTGCAAAGTGCTCGATCAGAATCTCTTCTCCCAAGTTGATTGGGCGAGAAATTCAGTTTTCTTCAAGGATCTCAAG GTTGATGACCAAATGAAGCTGCTCCAGCACTCTTGGTCGGACATGCTGGTGCTCGATCACCTCCACCAGAGGTTACACAACAACCTACCAGACGAGACAACCCTCCACAATGGCCAAAAGTTTGATCTCCTCTGTCTCGGCCTACTGGGTGTACCTTCCTTAGCCGATCTGTTTCATGATCTGTCCCAGAAGCTTCAGGAGCTGAAGTTTGACCTCTCTGACTATATATGCATCAAATTCCTCATGCTGCTCAATCACG ACGTACGGGGTCTAGTGAACAAGAAACATGTACAGGAGGGTCATGAGCAGGTGCAACAGGCCCTCCTCGACTACTGTGTCTCATGTTATCCATCGATACCG AGAACAAAAATCAACAATATAAGGAGTGGATTTGTTGAATCGTGA
- the LOC135167325 gene encoding nuclear hormone receptor FTZ-F1 isoform X1 has protein sequence MLLDMEQHSGLMSLNMSPFHLSPQGSPHGPTGAQQQQQQQQQQQQQQQQQQQQQQQTNQYNQSPYASCAQSPPTTMCQQQSQTQLSNHSQSSQSSQSGSTTQSGNVLGFESAFFDAIALEERCPMCGDKMSGYQYGLLTCESCKGFFKRNNSPCSNKKVYTCLFSPTGGGNCGTSGGGIETSGNYQSGSSNNSSNANSTNGNATGGTTGGGNGAGSTNSNTNQNVASSGQVPGNVCHPGIGQVGIVTGSVPGTSEFPDTKDVIEELCPVCGDKVSGYHYGLLTCESCKGFFKRTVQNKKVYTCVAERSCHIDKTQRKRCPFCRFQKCLEVGMKLEAVRADRMRGGRNKFGPMYKRDRARKLQILRQRQLALQTIRGSLGDPNYSSGVTPFLHIKQEIQIPQVSSLTSSPDSSPSPAAVAAGLVTNQPGGNNNNNNNNNNGAGNAGQHQLIAPSSQPTLTGGNHMYNPNQSLDGKLWAANSTTSSPKAFNFGEQSSQSHGQNPGPTPSTGTLKTSPMIRDFVQSVDDREWQASLFGLLQNQTYNQCEVDLFELMCKVLDQNLFSQVDWARNSVFFKDLKVDDQMKLLQHSWSDMLVLDHLHQRLHNNLPDETTLHNGQKFDLLCLGLLGVPSLADLFHDLSQKLQELKFDLSDYICIKFLMLLNHDVRGLVNKKHVQEGHEQVQQALLDYCVSCYPSIPDKFNKLLAVLPEIHVVASRGEDHLYQKHCNGGAPTQTLLMEMLHAKRK, from the exons ATGTTATTGGACATGGAGCAACATTCGGGTCTGATGTCCCTGAACATGTCACCATTTCACTTGAGCCCACAGGGCAGTCCCCATGGACCAACTGGTGctcaacagcagcagcagcaacaacaacagcaacaacaacaacaacaacaacaacagcaacaacaacaacagacAAATCAATACAATCAATCGCCGTATGCTAGTTGTGCACAGAGTCCCCCAACGACAATGTGCCAACAGCAATCACAAACACAATTATCAAATCACAGTCAGAGCTCACAATCGAGTCAATCGGGTAGTACAACACAAAGTGGCAATGTACTTGGTTTTGAATCAGCATTTTTTGATGCTATTGCACTTGAGGAGAGATGCCCAATGTGTGGTGATAAAATGTCAGGTTATCAATATGGTTTATTGACGTGTGAATCGTGCAAGGGATTTTTCAAACGCAATAATTCACCGTGCAGCAATAAAAAAGTTTATACGTGTTTATTTTCACCAACAGGGGGTGGTAATTGCGGTACATCTGGTGGTGGTATTGAAACAAGTGGTAATTATCAAAGTGGCAGTAGTAACAACAGTAGTAATGCCAACAGTACCAATGGCAATGCCACGGGTGGAACAACTGGTGGTGGTAATGGCGCTGGCTCTACCAATAGTAATACCAATCAGAATGTCGCTAGTTCTGGACAAGTACCTGGTAATGTATGCCATCCTGGCATTGGACAAGTTGGTATTGTCACTGGTTCGGTACCAGGTACATCAGAATTTCCAGATACTAAGGATGTTATTGAAGAATTGTGCCCAGTTTGTGGTGATAAAGTATCGGGTTATCATTATGGCCTTCTTACTTGCGAATCGTGCAAGGGTTTCTTCAAACGTACTGTACAGAATAAAAAGGTTTACACGTGTGTTGCGGAGAGATCGTGTCATATTGACAAAACACAGAGGAAGAGGTGTCCATTCTGCAGGTTCCAGAAGTGCCTAGAGGTCGGCATGAAGCTTGAAG CTGTACGTGCAGACAGGATGAGAGGTGGTAGAAACAAGTTTGGCCCGATGtacaagagagacagagcgagaaaATTACAAATACTGCGACAACGTCAACTGGCACTACAAACGATACGGGGTAGTCTAGGTGATCCAAATTACTCATCAGGAGTAACGCCATTCCTCCACATTAAACAAGAAATACAGATACCTCAGGTCTCGAGTCTAACGTCATCCCCTGACTCGAGTCCATCACCAGCAGCTGTTGCTGCTGGACTAGTAACAAATCAACCCGGTGGtaataacaacaacaacaacaataataataatggagCTGGTAATGCTGGACAACATCAGCTCATAGCACCCTCATCACAGCCAACATTAACTGGTGGCAATCACATGTACAATCCAAATCAAAGCCTCGATGGTAAATTGTGGGCAGCCAATTCCACTACCTCCAGCCCTAAGGCATTCAATTTTGGTGAACAATCGAGTCAATCCCATGGTCAAAATCCTGGACCAACACCGTCAACTGGTACATTAAAAACTAGTCCAATGATAAGAGACTTTGTACAGTCTGTTGATGATCGTGAGTGGCAGGCATCGCTTTTTGGATTATTGCAGAATCAAACGTACAATCAGTGTGAAGTTGATTTGTTCGAACTTATGTGCAAAGTGCTCGATCAGAATCTCTTCTCCCAAGTTGATTGGGCGAGAAATTCAGTTTTCTTCAAGGATCTCAAG GTTGATGACCAAATGAAGCTGCTCCAGCACTCTTGGTCGGACATGCTGGTGCTCGATCACCTCCACCAGAGGTTACACAACAACCTACCAGACGAGACAACCCTCCACAATGGCCAAAAGTTTGATCTCCTCTGTCTCGGCCTACTGGGTGTACCTTCCTTAGCCGATCTGTTTCATGATCTGTCCCAGAAGCTTCAGGAGCTGAAGTTTGACCTCTCTGACTATATATGCATCAAATTCCTCATGCTGCTCAATCACG ACGTACGGGGTCTAGTGAACAAGAAACATGTACAGGAGGGTCATGAGCAGGTGCAACAGGCCCTCCTCGACTACTGTGTCTCATGTTATCCATCGATACCG GATAAATTCAACAAGCTGTTGGCAGTATTACCAGAGATTCACGTGGTGGCAAGTAGGGGTGAGGATCATCTCTACCAGAAACACTGCAACGGTGGTGCACCAACCCAAACTCTGCTAATGGAGATGCTTCATGCtaagagaaaatga